Below is a window of Rhipicephalus sanguineus isolate Rsan-2018 chromosome 9, BIME_Rsan_1.4, whole genome shotgun sequence DNA.
tgaattgaattctgcagacatgtgatgccgacctctggatgtcagtccatgtttcctggggtcatgtcatgactagtgggtatggcgggggagccctctccgtcagcacctggaagcaaaacttcggcttgcttggtaagtgctgtcaatgcttgccacattcaagactgttatcactacagctgtcatgccgacctcgtgcaggagactccagctatacattagaaccgtggttcctgacaccagtgcccggacgaccagctcgtggcacccctgatgaccactacaacaaggcccacaccgccattgcgcaatgttgtggagtggtgcatcgctgtaagcttgtgcacagctgctcaagcatcattgctgcttgtgcagctctgcacgacattgcgttggcggcacatgagcctgttctcgaaggaaacgatgacgacaccgacgatgctgactgctgccagcagcagctgagctaccaccaccaccaccaccacaacgggagccagcagcagcgcaaccgtgtagtgaacctgtttcgagaactacagggcctgcatgcttgagcacctgcgcagagtacgccgccgcctgcaacgacctcggca
It encodes the following:
- the LOC125759845 gene encoding putative nuclease HARBI1, with amino-acid sequence MLPASCRLRGIQRPVAVVRQEHAITVAHGQKRWVAFSGDHRREERTKAAFARLGQIPVVVGCVDGTLIAIPKPHGLSSADTTHYMSGKGLYAFNTTITCDADLWMSVHVSWGHVMTSGYGGGALSVSTWKQNFGLLGDSSYTLEPWFLTPVPGRPARGTPDDHYNKAHTAIAQCCGVVHRCKLVHSCSSIIAACAALHDIALAAHEPVLEGNDDDTDDADCCQQQLSYHHHHHHNGSQQQRNRVVNLFRELQGLHA